In the Pan paniscus chromosome 19, NHGRI_mPanPan1-v2.0_pri, whole genome shotgun sequence genome, CCTGGATTCTGACCCAGGGCCCTTTGCGGCATTAGTACAGCCAGGACAGCGCACCTGGAGACTCTACGATAAGCATTTGTTGAGCACCAACTGGGGCCAGGGCCTCATGCCTATCAGTCAGCGCCATGGGAATGGCCCGGAGGgcttgagtggagtggagacaGATGCCAGCGTGTTTTGGCCCCAGTTGGCCTTGATCCTGCTACTGGGGTCCCAGGAGGGCCCCAGAGTCAGAAAGGAGGTCCCCACCAAACCAAGCCACCTCCAGGGTCCCCCGGTCACCCCAAGTCCAACCCAAGGGAGCTCCCACTGGGAAGCCTTCATGACCCCCTAGGCCCTGGCACCCAAGCCCCTGCTCCACATTCTGCCATGCACGGCACCATCACCCAGGAATGACTCAGGCAGGGGATTCTTATCCGGGGTTGTCTGGAATCATCATCGAAATCCTGCAGAAAGAGGGTGCCCTAAGTCCTTTGCTGATGCAGAGGAGTGGAGAACTCTCCACTCACATAGTTTGGGAAGGGAAGGAATTCTCTCCCCACAAGTCCCTGCTGAAGACCTTGGAGATCTGGGGCTGAGCCTCAAGGTACAGATGAAAGTCTAGTTTCCCAAAACTGGGCCGTGTGTGTTCCCTCACCCCACTCCAGGCTTGTCTCGTCACCTCAGTGGAGACATTGGCACGCTCTGAAACTCCTCCTCAGCCCCTGCCTGCTACAAGCTGGAGCAGGGCTTCCCCTCCTGGGAAAGGAGTTGCCCGTCTCAGGTCAGCCTCCCCCAGCTGGGGAGGGCGCTGCTGCAACAGCAGGCACCCAGCACATCCTTGcagaaggaagggaaggcaggaggcTCGGCCCTGCCACCTGGGAGAGGTGACATCATGGGACAAGCCCTGTGTGCTTGCTGGAGACCACTGGGAGCTGCAAGGAGGCTGAGTTCTGTTCCATCTCCCAACAGCTGCCGCCATGCCCCACCCTCACCCATGAGGAAGCCCCAGGAAACCCCCACCCAaggcggaggctgaggaagctgGGCGGACGCCCAGCACGCTGTGGAGCCATGCAGGGGACCTTCAGAAAACACATCTCGACACAGGGGACCTCAAAGAGATCAAAATGCATTTAATGTGGTCTAGTCTCATCGCCTACGTCTTTAGATACTGCTATGTAttgaaaataacatgaaaattcTCCAGTTtcaccatttaaaataatttgacattCTATGACCTCACGCAGGGCAGACACCTCGTACAGGGGCCTCCCAACGGTGGCTCCTCCCCGCCCCCCAGGACCCTCTGGGTGGGGACCGCGCAGCACAGCACCAGCAGAGGCTCAGGGGGTGGCCACCGTGCTCTGAGCAGCAGGCATAggctgcacacagacacacactcaagTACATGGTTTCACACgggcacacacacagcctcctaCACACGAGCCGGACGCACACGCTCACCTCCAGATGCCTCATCCTGGAACACAAGCTCCGCTCAGGAGCAGACGTGCATAATCAGGGCAGAGGGTCGGGGACTGTGGGGTTCACCTGTGCCAGTGCCCAACCTGATGGGTGGGTGCCCACCCTCACAGCCCCCCTCATAGGAAACTTGCACACGGAAACACCTGGGGGTAGACAGACACATAACcacctgcatacacacacacacacacacacacgtatagaTCACGTATCTGTATTACTAACCCAGTCATACACATGAAGAGccgagtgtgcatgtgtgcaccaCACATGTATGCATGCAGGCTCACACAGGCACACgcctccacacacacactccccaggGGCCAAGTCTTCCTCGCTCCTGGCTCATCCCATCCGCCCTCCCGCTTCAAGTGCACTAAAGAGGGAGACTATTTTGGTCTTTAGcacaagcaataaataaataaataaatacgagggaaggaagaaagaggacagGAGAATCAAGCATCTGCCGCCTTTGGGGAGATGAGGCGCTGGGGCTGCTCTCCcgcagggtgggggctgggaggtAAGAGCACAGACCTCCAAGAGGGCCAGGGGGTGGGCCTGGGGTCCTCGGACTCAGCTCTGGGTCGGGGGAGTAGAAGGCTGTCTCACTGGCCCTGGAAGGGCACAGGCCCCTACACCAGCACCAAGTGACCAGGGTCACCACTGTCCCTCAGCATGGCCATCAGGGAGGTGAAGTGTCAAGCTCTCCCCTGCCAACTTCACCCCAGTACCCAGGGCTAAGGCTGAGAAAGCCCCTAAGGCTTCGGGGCTAGGCCTGGGAGCAGGAATCAGCTGAGGCACCCTTGGCAGACCCCGAGAGGAAAGAGCTGCCTCGGCGGAATCTTCTATGCCAGAAATGAGTGTGGGGCTGAAGCTGGGGCAGGATGCTGAGTCGGGCCTACTCCAGGATGTAGGGGTCGGGTGTCTTGACTTCTATTGCCCCAGACCTCAGGGCtgagtcttcagctgctaaggaggggaggaggtggagggaagAGGCAGACACCCCCACCCCACGCCCCCAGCCCCTCTCTGTCTCCTGCACCCCACCCACTCACTGCATGACCCCCTCtgctctctgcctcagcttccccacttGGGGCAGAGTCCTCGGTGCCTTCTGGCTCTGAGCTGTCTCGGGGTGCCTTCTGGCTCTGAGCTGTCTCGGGGTGCCTTCTGGCTCTGAGCTGTCTCGGGGGCAGAGTTGGAGCAGGAGACACATCCTTTCTGATTACCGGCTTCTGGAGAGGCCCGACTAGAGGAGAGCAGGTTTTCTCCGCAGCCCTGGGAAGGGCCTGGCTCTACCATGGACCTGACCCAACCAGCTGCCATGAACAAGATGGGGTGGCAGAGCCAGCAGTGACAACAAGGGGACCCCAAACCTCTTCCTGATGAGGGTGCCACAGTGCCTCAACCTGGGGGAGGGTGGTGGAGGAGCGGCCCTGGAAGCCTCGGCAGGAATTCTGTTCCATGGCTGGTTTCTGATTCAGCTTTGAATGAGCGTGGCCCTCCCCAGTCATCCCAGTTGGCAGGAGGGGGTGGCgattcctctcctttcctaagATCTTTCCTCTGCCATTCAGCGCTGACCAGGGCCTGGCTGTGCCCTGCCTGAACTCCGCTGTGCTGCTCCAGGTGAGGGAGGGACAGGATGTGGTCCTATGTCAGGCAgacctggcccctgccaccttcACAAGGCAGACAGAGGGGCTGGAGGAACTTCAGCAGTGGAGGTatgggaggggtggggtgggacagGGTTGGGGGAAAATGAGCAAGCCCAGAAAAAACAGGACAACCCGGAGTCTCTAAGGCACGACTCACACTGTGGGCCCAGTGGGGACGGGGCTGCCAGCTTCCTCCTAGCCTGGGATCCCGACTTCCCTTCCCAAGGAGCCATCCCGGCCTATAGCTCCTAACCACCCCTCACTGTGGAATTGGGCGGAGGCCTGGACAGAAATGGAGAGAGAAGCAAAACAGGAAAATCGAGGGTGGGTGGAGGAACCCTCGATGGCAGGtcccatgcctggccctgagacACATCTCTAAGGTACAAAGGCAAACTCTAAAAGCTCAAACCAGTTTCTTCCcagccccacccaccaccccaaCGACAGTAGAAAGCTTTTATTACGATCATTAACATGGTCTTGATTTTTCTATCACAAACAGAGCCTAGCCGGCTCGTGAGCTCGATGAAGTGCGGTCCCAGAGCACCCTGCTTGCCCAGGGACTGTGGTGCCCACACACACGGGGAGAGACCAGTCCCACCTCGGGGAACCCTCTGGAGCCTCCAGCCAGCTGCTGCATCCTGGCAGACCCATGGAATTCTAATTGTTCTTTTTGCCCcctgtgaattaaaaaaaaattttttcaattgcatggtaattttttttttttgtaaacagtCTCACCCAAGCTAAGGTCAAGAAAGCTGAAACCCGGTGTTTCTCCCCAAGTTAAAAACCAGCAAGGAGCACCGCAGCTAGCCAGCCTTGGACAGCAGAGGCTGGGCCCACCATCGAGCTGAGCTGCTTCCCCGCAGGCTGCAGCTCCATCTTCAGGCAGAAGCCCTGGCCCTCGTGGCCTGGCCCCCCAGGAGGCCACTTCTTTGCCCTGAGCCTGTGATAGCCTCTGAGGCCGGGGGCTGCCGCTCTGGCTGCCCCCTCTCCGGCCAACCTTCTGAGGCCGTTGCAAAGAAACATAAAACGACTAAAACGCTACTGAGTCTGCAACCCAGGGCACTGGGCCCGTTCTGCTCAAACCCAGGGCCCCTGAGCGACCGCGGGGCCTCTCCCCGGCCGGGGGTGGATGCTGCATGTCGGCCAAGGTTGGCTCAGATCTCTGACTCCCGTCTGTAGGGCCGCTGCTCCAGGACCCCGCCACCAGCCTGGAGTCTGTCAAAGTCATGCCTGGCCTGGGGGCTGAGGCCGTCCCGGCTTCGGCCGTCCTGGTCTCCGTCCGCCTCATCCTCCTCGTCACGGCTCAGGAAGGCCAGCTCGTTCTCGTAGCAGAAGGAGTTGGCGCTGGGCAGCAGGAACTTGTTCTCCACCAGATCCTTCGCGCTGCAGCGGGGCGTAGAGGGCACCTCATAGGTCTTGTGGAAGTGCGAGTAGTCAATCTTGTACTGGTTCTTCTCCTCGAAGAGCACGGGCTCAAAGCGGTGACCCCACAGGATCTCATTGGCCAGGTAGGAGCTGCGGGCCTGGGTGGTCATGGCTGTGGCCTCCACCATGCCTTCCAGGATGACCACGATCTCAAAGTCGTCCGTCTCCAGGTCCTGCCGGCTGATGCCGAAGAGCGGGCTGGCCTCGTCAATCTCGTGCAGGATGGTGATGGGCGACACCAGAAAGATGCGGTCCAGGCCCTTGTCGAAGCCCACATCGATGTCGATCTGGTCCAGCGGGATGTACTCGCCCTCCTCGGTGACCCGCGGCTTGATGAGCTGCGCGCGCACATGGGCCTCCACAATGTGGCTCTTGCGCAGGTTACCCACACGCCAcatgaggcagagcttgccgtcACGCAGGGCCACCACGGCGTTGTGGCTGAACAGCAGCGTCTGTGCCCGCTTCTTGGGCCTTGCCATCTTGGCCATGATGGCACCAATCATGAAGGAGTCGATGATGCAGCCCACGATGGACTGGGCCACCACCATGAAGACGGCCACCGGGCACTCCTCCGTCACACAGCGCAGCCCGTAGCCGATGGTGGTCTGCGTCTCGATGGAGAAGAGGAAGGCCGCCATGAAGCCGTGCACCTGCATCACACAGGGTGTGCGGCCGCGGCCCTCAGCCGGCTCCAGGTCACCGTGTGCCACCGCGATGACCCAGAAGATGACGCCGAACAGCAGCCAGGAGGCAAGGAAGGCCAGCGAGAAGATGAGCAGCATGTACCGCCAGCGGATGTCCACACAGGTGGTGAACATGTCAGCCAGGTAGCGCTGTGACTTCTCGTCCATGTTGGCGAACTCAATGTTGCACTGGCCATTCTTCTTGACGAAGCGGTTGCGGCACCTGCGCCGCGTGTGCACCTTGCCGTTGCCGAAGCCGTTGGCGCCCGACATGGTGACCAGGTGCAGCCCGTCCTCCTCCGATGACACGATGCTGTAGGGGTTGGCCCGGCTGGCCGCGGTCATCCCGGGGGTTGGGGGACCCTGGCTCGCCCCCAGGCTAGCTCCAGGCAGGGCGGCTCCTGCAACAGAGACGACAGCATGTCTGGCTGGGCTGGTGGCTCCGGGCTCCTCTACCCCCATCCCAGGGCCCCCAGATGTGACTGGAGGACGCTTCCACCCTGATTGACCCACGATCGTGCTCTGGTCTTGCCTAAGCCAGCTCCCCACTCTGCCTTCCCAGTGCGAGTGGCCACCCCCTTCGGGCCCCCAGCAGCTCCAGCCAAAAACCCCAGCTCCACACCTCACTCCCACACTGAGGGCTCTGAAGAGTCTATTTAGGATCCaaccccttctcccaccctcaagGCCTGAATCTAACAGTGCCTGCCCAGCCAGTTCGGGGCACAACTTGCCAGCCTCTCTGCCTCTGCCCATGGCCCCCCAGTCTCCATGGTAGCCACAGAGGGCCTGTGGAAGCTGAGTCGGTGCCTATCCCTCCCCTGCTCAATGCCAGAGGCCCCCCAGGACATGCAGGACCTGCACAGGGAAGCTCCTGACCCCTCGGACCtcacctcccagcctcctccagcGGACTCCCCTTCCGGTCACAGCCCCTGGCCCCAGGCTGTCCCTCAAACCCACCCTGGACACCCTTCCGCAAGACATCCTGCCACTGCCTCACCAACTTGGCACCAGAGGCCTCCTTGTGCCCCAGGAAGACCCATGTCCCATCCCTGCTATATCCACAGCACTGCCCTTTCTAAGGGCACAATGGCGGCAGCAATAACAATAACGTAGCCAGGGGCACTCAACCATCAACCCCGCCCTGAGACCACCACTCCCTAAgggtagcacattttctttttttcttttcttttttctttttttttcttttttagacagaatcttccTCTCGTCACCtcggctggaatgcaatggcgcgatttcagctcactgccatctccgcctcctgggttcaagcgattctcctgcctcagcttcccgagcagctgggattataggtgcccgccaccacatccagctaacttttgtattttaagtagagacggggtttcaccatgttggccaggctggtctcaaactcttgacctcaggtgatccacctgcctcggcctcctgaagtgctgggattacaggcgtgagacgttttctcttttgcttcttgTTGTCCTTCCCAGGGCCTAGAATGCGGCCTGCCACCCCTGTCGCCACCCACTTCGAACACCCCAAGCTGGGTCCCACCACCCTCCTGACACCCACATGCCCCACTCTACAGTGTCCACCCACATGCCATGCTTGCAGCTTCTTGGTCACCAGCAGTGCCAAAGAGGGTAAGATCTGGCACCCAGACATGGGCTGCTCCCTGGCTGACCTCAGCCGAgggccctccccagcccctgcttcCCGCATCTCTAAGGAAGATTGCAAGGCTGCTACCCTGGCACCTGGGCAGTGCTCAGGGGTGTCACCTGTTCCCAGCACCaccctcagctcactgcaggcagCACCTGGCTCCAGGCCAGCCTACTGCACATTCAGGCACCCCAAGACAGGCCCCGCAGCAGGGCATCCATGCCAGCCAGAACAAAGCCTGCTCTCAGCCACTGACGTGCCCACCCCCGGGACACACAGGCTGTGCTGCCCCCACTAAAGGCCCCACACTGGCCTGTCAGTGACAGGCTAGGGCATCTGCAAGCTAGGGGCTATGGCACCGCCTGGCCCACAGCCACATCTGGATGGCAGCCTGCCTTGGCTGGGCTAggctggaagcagggagacctgGGCCTTCCAGCATTAGCCCCGACGGAGGAGCTGGACAGGCCCACCCCTCCCCGCCCACAGGGACCCAGCACCCCCAGTCCCAGTCCAGTCACACCATAACCTCAGAGCTAGACAAAGCCTTGTCCCTTAGCACACCTGCAGCCACATTACTCAGTTACGAAGACACTGAGGCCCCAAGAGAACATCCTGGGGGGCTGGCACCACTGTGGACCAGGCGCTGCACACAGCCTTCTGCAGGCCTCTCAAGCCCTCCAGGGAGGGGTGGGCCACCCTGCTTTACAAACAAGGACCTGGAGGCCCAGAAGCCAGAATGGACTTGTCCCAGTCCCATAGGCAGGAGGCAGCAATGCCAGGATTCAGCCCTGGTCTGTGTGACCCAGCTTCTGGCCACGTCCACACTAGTCTGGGCCTCGGAGCGGGCGCGGCCTCTGAGCTCTGCTCCAAACACCTGAGCAACAGGTGATGGTGGAGCCGCCTGCCCGGCCAGGCTGTGGAACACTCCCAGGGGCTGCCCGGTTGCTCAGCCTCAAGCCGGCCAGTCCGAGCAGCACACAGCAACTGCCGCCTGAGAGACACAGGGAGAGCAGGCGGGGTCCTGGGCGCCTTGGGGGACAGATCCATCAACAGCTGCCCTCGGATCGTCCTCTCAACAACCCGGGGGTGCAGCCACCATCcaggttcagagaagttaagtgactccCCCCAGGCCACACAGCCATTAAGCAGGAGAGTTGAGTTTTAAACCACCTCTAGCGCCGTCCCCCACCATGGACCCCCAAGCTCTGCAGGGATGCCTTTCCTTACTCTGCCGTCCCCCCTCAACACCGCTGCGGCTGACCACCTCACCATGACGCTGAGGAGCTGGGACGCAGGGCCGGAATGGTGGACACTGCTTCTGCCTGGGCCTGGAGGTAGGGAGCCGGCGGCAGGGGGTACCCCTGAGGCTGTGCTGGGAAGGGGGCTCAGCCCCAGATTCCTGGACCCTCCAGAAGGAGGCAGCCAGGGCCGGGGCACTCAGACGCCGGCGTGAGGCCACCAGCTGACAGGGGCTGGATTTGTGTGGCCCAGGGGCTTTGAGGGACTTCCAGCGGGTCATGGCTGCTCCAGCCCCTGCTCCGAGCAGCTCAAAGCCTGCAAGGAACAGAATCACAAGAATTAAAGGCCAGAGAGCCCGGTCTGCATGTGCTCCCAGCAGCTGGCGGCCTCAAAACTGGCCAACTACCAGACTGGTGAGGGTGCTGCCACAGCTCCTGGCATCTCTGCCAGGGCTGGGCACCCCAGACCTGCCCAGATGGTGTCATACAGGCTTGGAAACCCCCACTTCTGTTGACGTTCCTCTCTGCGTGGTTTTACCACCCAGAGAGCATCAACAAGGTCAAGTTCATGCCCCACTCCCTCATTTCTCAGAGCCAAAAACTGACAAAGACACCTGTCCCAGGACCCCTGGAAACTGAGCAGAAGAGAGAGTTGGAGCCCAGAATGTCAGTCCTCAGCCTCACACAGTCCTGCTCTgccgtgtgtgcatgtgtgtgtgagagagagagagagagaccctccCCAGGGGTGCTGGAAGCCCCCTCACTGGGCACTTGGTGAATACAGCACCACAAAGACAGACCTAGAAGGGGACCCTGGCATAGAAACCCTAGCACCACAAGCTAGACAATGTCTCAAGAACACTCCTGCATAAACACAGGTGTGGCAAGATGTTACACAACCATGCGGCCTTCAAGGTCGCAATTTAAGAAATATAGGACAATATCCTCCACCAGGGACACACAGGCCTTTTTGGCTCTTGCTCAATGGGGTGCATACAGTGAAATCAGACAAGACATGAAATCAGAGAAACTGTTTTGCTGGAAGAGGCCTTAGCAAGCAAGAAGGCTggctccccatttcacagatgggagaACCAAgtccaaaagagaaaaagagacttgTCCCAGGTCACAAAGCAATTCAAGGGCCAAGACAAGGTGCTCACTACTAAAGTTAGGACCGTTTTCCGCAGACACCCAGGTTGGCCTGCCAGGGTCCCAGGGTCGCCAGGAGGGGAATGGGAGAGGGGCGCTGGGGTACACTACCTGAGCTAGACAAGGCGGTTTCAACACCAAGGGGCAGTGAAGCAAACCCAGCAGGGAGAGAGCAGGCAGTGGGGAGAGAGCGCGGGCCCGGCAGACCCCCGGAGATCCCTGCTTTCCTGCTGGCCACAGTGCCTACAGACGCAGCCTCCCAGCGACCAGTCCACTTGAAGAACAGACCAGGGCCTGGGCTGGGAGCTTTTAGAGAGGATGCCAGACGGCAGCTGCCACGTGACCTAAGGGTGGGGTCCAGGAGTCACCGGGAGGTGCTTCCGGATGGAACTGGATGCCCCATGCCCACTGCCCTGAGGCCCTGGGCTTCTCAGGTTTCGGTGACATCCGGGAGGAGCCCAGGGCAAGGCCTGGACCCACATTCCCAGACACCAAGAAAGCACTGACCGGAAGGGAGAGTGCAGGGGCCTGCATCACCCAGGGTAAGACATAGGGACTCGGAGGGGGAGGCGCCAACAGCCCCCATCCCCCAGGCAGAGACTGTTCAGCTAGCTGGGGCGCCTCACGAGGCACGAACACAGCACTCAGTATCTATCAAGTGCTTACTACC is a window encoding:
- the KCNJ12 gene encoding ATP-sensitive inward rectifier potassium channel 12 gives rise to the protein MTAASRANPYSIVSSEEDGLHLVTMSGANGFGNGKVHTRRRCRNRFVKKNGQCNIEFANMDEKSQRYLADMFTTCVDIRWRYMLLIFSLAFLASWLLFGVIFWVIAVAHGDLEPAEGRGRTPCVMQVHGFMAAFLFSIETQTTIGYGLRCVTEECPVAVFMVVAQSIVGCIIDSFMIGAIMAKMARPKKRAQTLLFSHNAVVALRDGKLCLMWRVGNLRKSHIVEAHVRAQLIKPRVTEEGEYIPLDQIDIDVGFDKGLDRIFLVSPITILHEIDEASPLFGISRQDLETDDFEIVVILEGMVEATAMTTQARSSYLANEILWGHRFEPVLFEEKNQYKIDYSHFHKTYEVPSTPRCSAKDLVENKFLLPSANSFCYENELAFLSRDEEDEADGDQDGRSRDGLSPQARHDFDRLQAGGGVLEQRPYRRESEI